The Choristoneura fumiferana chromosome 11, NRCan_CFum_1, whole genome shotgun sequence genome includes a region encoding these proteins:
- the LOC141432895 gene encoding uncharacterized protein, with the protein MEAKEMIAKRGYIKVVRQTLAALKNLHAAVEAWDPVLLGILTRKIDAYSSRSFQLERDQKQEPTIEEFLAYMDKRALALENTDTHPDNAGPGRGQPSSVQSVKSKVALAAAAKTSMECVHCPPTA; encoded by the exons ATGGAGGCCAAAGAAATGATCGCCAAACGAGGTTATATAAAAG TAGTGCGGCAAACATTAGCTGCACTTAAAAATTTGCATGCGGCAGTGGAGGCGTGGGATCCTGTGCTGCTGGGAATTTTAACGCGTAAGATCGACGCGTACAGCTCGCGTTCATTCCAATTAGAGCGCGATCAAAAGCAGGAGCCGACGATTGAAGAATTTTTGGCGTACATGGACAAGCGTGCTCTTGCATTGGAAAACACGGATACCCATCCTGACAATGCAGGGCCGGGGAGAGGCCAGCCTTCTTCAGTGCAGTCTGTCAAGAGTAAGGTAGCGTTAGCAGCTGCAGCCAAGACCTCCATGGAATGTGTACACT GTCCTCCTACCGCTTGA
- the LOC141432887 gene encoding uridine diphosphate glucose pyrophosphatase NUDT14-like, whose protein sequence is MEDIKDVRLTPLPDSPYVKPLRFIYTQNGKEKNWDLLAVHDSVAIIIFNVTRRVLVLVKQFRPAMYYNNVHPDDREENTIDTKKYPASLGIALEVCAGIMDKNKEVEEIAKEEVLEECGYDVPLEKIEKVISYRSGIGVQAALQTLFFCEVTDDMKTERGGGVEDEIIEVVEKTIPEIEEMMKSKGPLPSPPSFLFAMLWFLHNKADKYKKTFDHFCDECKVVGDPSWLIRMK, encoded by the exons ATGGAAGACATCAAGGATGTTCGTTTAACTCCTCTTCCGGACTCTCCGTACGTAAAACCTTTGCGGTTTATTTACACGCAGAATGGTAAAGAGAAGAACTGGGACCTCTTAGCGGTCCATGATAGTGTGGCCATCATCATTTTTAATGTCACCAGAAGAGTATTAGTGCTAGTGAAACAGTTCCGTCCAG CAATGTATTACAACAATGTCCATCCTGATGATCGTGAAGAAAATACCATagacacaaaaaaatatccAGCCTCTCTGGGCATAGCTCTGGAAGTGTGCGCTGGGATCATGGACAAGAACAAAGAGGTGGAGGAAATAGCTAAGGAGGAAGTGTTAGAGGAGTGTGGATATGATGTACCTTTGGAGAAAATAGAAAAAGTTATATCCTACAG GTCAGGCATTGGTGTGCAAGCAGCACTACAAACACTGTTCTTCTGTGAAGTAACAGATGACATGAAAACTGAGCGTG GTGGTGGCGTAGAGGATGAGATAATAGAGGTAGTGGAGAAAACTATCCCGGAGATTGAAGAGATGATGAAATCTAAAGGACCACTGCCCAGCCCACCGAGCTTCCTCTTTGCTATGCTGTGGTTCCTGCATAACAAGGCCGATAAATACAAGAA GACGTTTGATCACTTCTGCGATGAGTGTAAAGTTGTCGGCGATCCTTCGTGGCTTATTCGGATGAAGTAA
- the LOC141432890 gene encoding uridine diphosphate glucose pyrophosphatase NUDT14-like — MEDIRNVRLAPLKDSNYLKPFRFLYTQNGTPKSWDLLGVHDSVGIIIYNITRKVLVLVKQFRPAVYYSSVHPDNRKDTIDTDKYPGSLGTTLELCAGIVDKNKSLLEIAREEALEECGYDIPADKMEEIATCRSGVGEQSALFTVFFCEVTDDMKTGAGGGIENELIEIVEKTIPEMEEMMNSPGPLASPPGFLYAIMWFLHHKAGKYKN; from the exons ATGGAGGATATAAGGAACGTGCGCTTGGCTCCTCTGAAAGATTCTAACTACCTTAAGCCGTTTAGGTTTCTGTACACTCAAAATGGTACACCTAAGTCCTGGGATTTACTAGGAGTTCACGATAGCGttggtataataatatacaacatAACACGGAAGGTCTTAGTACTAGTGAAACAGTTCCGACCAG CTGTGTACTATAGTAGTGTTCACCCAGACAATAGAAAGGATACTATAGACACTGACAAATATCCAGGGTCCCTGGGCACAACACTAGAACTGTGTGCAGGGATTGTAGACAAAAACAAGTCTTTATTGGAAATAGCAAGAGAAGAAGCATTAGAGGAGTGTGGATATGATATACCAGCTGACAAAATGGAAGAGATTGCAACCTGCAGGTCCGGAGTAGGTGAACAATCAGCCTTATTCACAGTGTTCTTTTGTGAAGTAACAGATGATATGAAGACTGGAGCTG GAGGCGGAATTGAAAATGAGCTTATAGAGATAGTGGAAAAGACCATACCAGAAATGGAAGAAATGATGAACTCTCCTGGGCCGCTGGCCAGTCCTCCCGGTTTCCTCTACGCTATTATGTGGTTTTTGCACCACAAAGCTGGCAAGTATAAAAACTGA